A single window of Achromobacter xylosoxidans DNA harbors:
- a CDS encoding DNA polymerase III subunit chi, which yields MTRIDFAFGAPDRLRMACQVVRKRYLAGQRLVVYCKEGSRLAAFDRMLWAFDDTSFVPHVLANDPLAAETPVVLTAGDPWQAAQAAVADGQPQPWLLNLDDACPPGFDAFERLLEIVSDDPDDKQAARQRWRAYQGAGHTPQSHDLSQRQSGA from the coding sequence ATGACGCGCATCGATTTCGCCTTCGGCGCGCCCGACCGCCTGCGCATGGCCTGCCAGGTGGTGCGCAAGCGCTACCTGGCGGGTCAGCGGCTGGTGGTGTACTGTAAGGAAGGCTCGCGCCTGGCGGCCTTCGATCGCATGCTCTGGGCCTTCGACGACACCTCGTTCGTGCCGCACGTCCTGGCCAACGATCCGCTGGCGGCCGAAACGCCCGTCGTCCTGACCGCGGGAGATCCCTGGCAGGCGGCCCAGGCCGCCGTCGCGGACGGCCAGCCCCAGCCCTGGCTGCTCAATCTCGACGATGCCTGCCCCCCGGGCTTCGACGCCTTCGAGCGCCTGCTCGAAATCGTCTCCGACGATCCCGACGACAAGCAGGCCGCGCGCCAGCGCTGGCGCGCCTACCAGGGCGCCGGCCATACGCCGCAGAGCCACGACCTGAGCCAGCGCCAGTCGGGCGCCTGA
- a CDS encoding leucyl aminopeptidase, with product MEFSTQTTASLHQIKTAALAVGIYADGVLSPAADLIDRASNGAVRAVAKSEFRGRAGSTLVLRSLPGVSAQRVVLVGLGKQDEYSARAHASAEQAFAAACVAAQLTEGVSTLAANPIADVALIARARSAAIAAGSATYHYDASFGKPDRDARPKLKKIVQIVERADASQAQKGLREGAAIANGMELTRTLGNLPGNICTPTYLGDTAKRLAREFKSLKVEVMDRKQVEALGMGSFLSVARGSEEALRFIVLRHAGKPAKKGAKASDGPIVLVGKGITFDAGGISLKPAATMDEMKYDMCGAASVLGSFRALAELELPLDVIGLIPACENLPSGKANKPGDVVTSMAGLTIEILNTDAEGRLVLCDALTYAERFKPSTVIDIATLTGACVVALGHVNTGLFTKDDALAEALSAAGRQSLDTAWRMPMDDAYQDQLKSNFADLANIGGPPAGAVTAACFLSRFTKSYRWAHLDIAGTAWKSGKDKGATGRPVPLLMQFLLDQA from the coding sequence ATGGAATTTAGCACACAGACCACCGCTTCCCTGCACCAGATCAAAACCGCCGCGCTGGCGGTCGGGATCTACGCCGACGGCGTGTTGAGCCCCGCCGCCGACCTGATCGACCGCGCCTCCAACGGCGCCGTGCGCGCCGTCGCCAAGAGCGAGTTCCGCGGCCGTGCCGGCTCGACCCTGGTGCTGCGTTCCCTGCCGGGCGTGTCGGCCCAGCGCGTGGTCCTGGTCGGCCTGGGCAAGCAGGACGAATACTCGGCCCGCGCCCACGCCTCCGCCGAACAGGCCTTCGCCGCCGCCTGCGTCGCCGCGCAACTGACCGAAGGCGTGTCGACCCTGGCCGCCAACCCCATCGCCGACGTGGCCCTCATCGCCCGCGCCCGCAGCGCGGCCATCGCCGCCGGCAGCGCTACCTATCACTACGACGCCAGCTTCGGCAAGCCCGACCGCGACGCCCGTCCCAAGCTCAAGAAGATCGTGCAGATCGTCGAGCGCGCCGACGCCAGCCAGGCGCAGAAGGGCCTGCGCGAAGGCGCCGCCATCGCCAACGGCATGGAACTGACCCGCACCCTGGGCAACCTGCCGGGCAATATCTGCACCCCCACCTACCTGGGCGACACCGCCAAGCGCCTGGCGCGCGAATTCAAGTCGCTCAAGGTCGAGGTCATGGACCGCAAGCAGGTCGAGGCCCTGGGCATGGGCTCGTTCCTGTCGGTGGCGCGCGGCTCCGAGGAAGCGCTGCGCTTCATCGTCCTGCGCCACGCCGGCAAACCCGCCAAGAAGGGCGCCAAGGCGTCCGACGGCCCCATCGTGCTGGTCGGCAAGGGCATCACCTTCGACGCCGGCGGCATCTCGCTCAAGCCCGCCGCCACCATGGACGAAATGAAGTACGACATGTGCGGCGCCGCCAGCGTGCTCGGCTCGTTCCGCGCGCTGGCCGAACTGGAACTGCCGCTGGACGTGATCGGCCTGATCCCGGCCTGCGAAAACCTGCCCAGCGGCAAGGCCAACAAGCCAGGCGACGTGGTCACCAGCATGGCCGGCCTGACCATCGAGATCCTCAATACCGACGCCGAGGGCCGCCTGGTGCTGTGCGACGCGCTGACCTACGCCGAGCGCTTCAAGCCGTCCACCGTCATCGACATCGCCACCCTGACCGGCGCCTGCGTCGTGGCCCTGGGTCATGTCAACACCGGCCTGTTCACCAAGGACGACGCGCTGGCCGAGGCCCTGTCCGCCGCCGGCCGCCAGTCCCTTGACACCGCCTGGCGCATGCCGATGGACGACGCCTACCAGGATCAGCTCAAGTCCAACTTCGCCGACCTGGCCAACATCGGCGGCCCCCCGGCCGGCGCGGTCACGGCCGCCTGCTTCCTGTCGCGCTTCACCAAGTCGTACCGCTGGGCCCACCTGGACATCGCCGGCACCGCCTGGAAGAGCGGCAAGGACAAGGGCGCCACGGGCCGTCCCGTGCCGCTGCTGATGCAGTTCCTGCTGGACCAGGCTTGA
- the lptF gene encoding LPS export ABC transporter permease LptF, translating into MSLFKRSVVSEITSHAGVVFSTLLIVWLSVLLVRLLGEAAGGNIGADVVLVLAALSTITALPTILAVSVFIAVLTTVTRNYRESEMVVWFASGLSLADWLKPVLRVAVPVAIAVAGLTLVAAPWAYRQIGEYHERFEQRSDLSKVTAGQFAESAGGNRVFFAEDPAKPTDELGNVFARETGPEWLSVLTASSAHSETLPNGDRFLVLGEGHRYDLKPGTPEIRLVHFEKYGLRLESKGGDDPVAEARAAAERSSKARTTPQLMADNTSSSWSQVMWRISLPLAALNLALLAIPLGAVNPRLGRSGDLLIAGLVGLLYMNLINLSRAWISNGKLSFGVGTVAIHVVVAMFTAFLLMRRLRVKAPKNS; encoded by the coding sequence ATGTCTCTATTCAAACGCTCTGTCGTCAGCGAGATCACCAGTCACGCTGGCGTTGTCTTTTCCACGTTGCTCATCGTATGGCTCAGCGTGCTGCTGGTGCGCCTGCTCGGTGAGGCGGCGGGCGGCAACATCGGGGCGGACGTCGTGCTCGTGCTGGCCGCGCTGTCCACCATCACGGCCTTGCCGACCATCCTGGCGGTGTCGGTCTTCATCGCGGTGCTCACCACGGTCACGCGCAACTATCGGGAATCCGAGATGGTGGTGTGGTTCGCCAGCGGCCTGTCGCTGGCTGACTGGCTCAAGCCGGTGCTGCGCGTCGCCGTTCCCGTGGCCATCGCGGTCGCGGGCCTGACGCTGGTGGCCGCGCCGTGGGCTTATCGCCAGATCGGCGAATACCATGAACGCTTCGAGCAACGCTCCGACCTGTCCAAGGTGACCGCGGGCCAGTTCGCGGAGTCGGCTGGCGGCAATCGCGTGTTCTTCGCCGAGGACCCGGCCAAGCCTACCGACGAACTGGGCAATGTGTTCGCGCGCGAAACCGGCCCCGAATGGCTGAGCGTCCTGACCGCCAGCAGCGCCCATAGCGAAACCCTGCCCAATGGCGACCGCTTCCTGGTGCTGGGTGAAGGGCACCGCTATGACCTCAAGCCGGGCACGCCCGAGATCCGCCTGGTGCACTTCGAGAAATACGGCCTGCGCCTGGAGAGCAAGGGCGGCGATGACCCGGTCGCCGAGGCCCGCGCGGCCGCCGAACGTTCGTCCAAGGCCCGCACCACGCCGCAGCTGATGGCCGACAACACCAGCAGCAGCTGGTCGCAGGTGATGTGGCGCATTTCGCTGCCGCTGGCCGCGCTCAACCTGGCGCTGCTGGCGATCCCGCTGGGGGCGGTGAATCCGCGCCTGGGCCGTTCCGGCGACCTGCTCATCGCCGGCCTGGTGGGCCTGCTCTACATGAACCTGATCAACCTGTCGCGCGCCTGGATTTCCAATGGCAAGCTCAGCTTCGGCGTGGGCACGGTGGCGATCCACGTCGTCGTGGCCATGTTCACGGCATTCCTGCTGATGCGCCGCCTGCGGGTCAAGGCGCCCAAGAACAGCTAG
- a CDS encoding LysR family transcriptional regulator — protein MLDWDSLRYFLEVARTQRVSAAARRLGVEHTTVSRRIRALETELDTLLFEKSRSAGFVLTEDGQRLFVHAEQMESTVHSARETLSGIGQALSGHLRIGATEGFGSYVLTPLAADFQRRYPHITLDILPVPRFVSLSKREADLAITIERPQRGPYVCSKLCDYTLRLYGTPEYLARHPPIRGRADLAGHSFIGYVDELLFSERLRYLEDLLPASRVVLRSTSVVAQYHAALQGQSLAILPCFIAAQDPRLKPVLEKEVEITRSFWMYCHEDLRKLKRVTVLWEFIRKSVLRNADLLAGKRGTMKYLP, from the coding sequence GTGCTGGATTGGGACAGTCTGCGGTATTTCCTGGAGGTCGCCCGAACCCAGCGCGTCAGCGCCGCGGCGCGCAGGCTCGGGGTCGAGCACACCACGGTATCGCGCCGCATCCGCGCGCTGGAAACCGAGCTGGACACGCTGCTGTTCGAGAAGTCGCGCAGCGCCGGCTTCGTGCTGACCGAGGACGGCCAGCGCCTGTTCGTGCACGCCGAGCAGATGGAAAGCACGGTGCACAGCGCCCGCGAAACCCTGTCGGGGATCGGGCAGGCGCTGTCCGGCCACCTGCGCATCGGCGCCACCGAGGGCTTCGGCAGCTACGTGCTGACGCCGCTCGCCGCCGACTTCCAGCGGCGCTATCCGCACATCACGCTGGACATCCTGCCGGTGCCGCGCTTTGTCAGCCTGTCCAAGCGCGAGGCCGACCTGGCCATCACCATCGAGCGCCCCCAGCGCGGCCCGTACGTCTGCAGCAAGCTGTGCGATTACACCTTGCGCCTGTACGGCACGCCCGAGTACCTGGCCCGTCATCCACCGATCCGGGGCCGCGCCGACCTGGCCGGGCACAGCTTCATCGGCTACGTCGACGAACTGCTGTTCAGCGAACGCCTGCGCTACCTGGAAGATCTGCTACCCGCCAGCCGCGTGGTGTTGCGCAGCACCAGCGTGGTGGCGCAATACCACGCGGCGCTGCAGGGCCAGTCGCTGGCCATCCTGCCCTGCTTCATCGCGGCGCAGGATCCGCGGCTCAAGCCGGTGCTGGAAAAGGAAGTGGAGATCACGCGATCGTTCTGGATGTACTGCCACGAGGACCTGCGCAAGCTCAAGCGCGTGACGGTGCTGTGGGAATTCATCCGCAAGTCGGTGCTACGGAACGCCGACCTGCTGGCCGGCAAGCGCGGCACCATGAAATACCTGCCCTGA
- a CDS encoding ABC transporter substrate-binding protein: MELHARGLAAGLCLGAALLSQAYAADKPPVKIGILTDMSGTYAGMGGPGSVAAAQLAIDDCLAAECKGMKIELVSADNQNKADVGAAKAREWFDRDGVTAIADLTNSAVALAVQGIAREKNKVVMFSGPATTALTNKECSPVGFHWMFDTYSQSAGGAKATVRAGGKSWYFITVDYAFGHSLEADTAKAVKALGGTVAGSVRHPLNAPDFASYLLQAQSSKAQVVALANGGQDTVNAVKQAREFGIVAGGQRLVSLLIFLSDLRALGLESAQGLSYVDGFYWDYDDATRQWSTRFEKAFRGLKPTMTQAGVYSSVLHYLRSVAASGSTDGKVVADKMRELPIKDPIMRNASIRPDGRVIHDMYLYEVKKPSESKGGWDYSKLVATIPAAEAFQPLADSACPLVQK, from the coding sequence ATGGAATTGCACGCACGCGGGCTGGCCGCAGGCTTGTGTCTGGGCGCTGCCCTGTTGAGTCAGGCGTACGCGGCGGATAAACCGCCCGTGAAGATCGGCATCCTGACCGACATGTCGGGCACCTACGCCGGCATGGGCGGGCCGGGTTCGGTGGCGGCGGCGCAGTTGGCCATCGACGATTGCCTGGCCGCGGAATGCAAGGGCATGAAGATCGAGCTGGTGTCGGCTGACAACCAGAACAAGGCCGACGTGGGCGCGGCCAAGGCGCGCGAGTGGTTCGACCGCGACGGCGTCACCGCCATCGCCGACCTGACCAACTCGGCCGTGGCGCTGGCGGTGCAGGGCATCGCGCGCGAAAAGAACAAGGTCGTGATGTTCTCCGGCCCGGCCACCACGGCGCTGACCAACAAGGAATGCTCGCCGGTCGGGTTCCACTGGATGTTCGACACCTATTCGCAGTCCGCCGGCGGCGCCAAGGCCACGGTCAGGGCGGGCGGCAAGTCCTGGTACTTCATCACCGTCGACTACGCCTTCGGCCATTCGCTGGAGGCCGATACGGCCAAGGCCGTCAAGGCGCTGGGCGGTACCGTCGCCGGCAGCGTGCGGCATCCGTTGAACGCGCCGGACTTCGCTTCGTACCTGCTGCAGGCGCAAAGCTCCAAGGCGCAGGTGGTGGCGCTGGCCAACGGCGGCCAGGACACCGTCAACGCGGTCAAGCAGGCGCGCGAATTCGGCATCGTGGCCGGGGGCCAGCGCCTGGTGTCGCTGCTGATCTTCCTGTCCGACCTGCGCGCGCTGGGGCTGGAAAGCGCCCAGGGGCTGTCGTACGTGGACGGCTTCTACTGGGATTACGACGACGCCACGCGCCAGTGGTCGACGCGCTTCGAGAAGGCCTTCCGCGGCCTGAAGCCGACCATGACGCAGGCCGGCGTGTATTCCAGCGTGCTGCACTACCTGCGTTCGGTGGCGGCCTCGGGCAGCACCGACGGCAAGGTGGTGGCCGACAAGATGCGCGAGCTGCCGATCAAGGATCCGATCATGCGCAATGCTTCGATCCGGCCCGACGGCCGCGTGATCCACGACATGTACCTGTATGAGGTGAAAAAGCCGTCCGAATCCAAGGGCGGTTGGGATTATTCCAAGCTGGTGGCCACCATCCCGGCGGCCGAGGCCTTCCAGCCGCTGGCCGATTCGGCCTGCCCGCTGGTGCAGAAGTAA
- a CDS encoding CoA-acylating methylmalonate-semialdehyde dehydrogenase has protein sequence MSEVPRVPLLIGGKLVQSKTTEWRDVINPATQEVVAKVPFATRAELDEAIANSKEAFKTWRNSGQGLRMRVMLKFQELLRANTAKLAEMITREHGKTLPDAEGEVGRGLEVVEHACSIANLQLGEYAENAASGIDVYTLIQPLGVCAGITAFNFPVMLPCFMFPIAVACGNTFVLKPSEQDPTSSLFLAQLALEAGLPPGVLNVVHGGPETANGLCEHPDIKAVSFIGSTRVGTEIYNRASAAGKRCQSMMGAKNHCVILPDADPEVALNQLLGAAFGAAGQRCMASSVAVLVGEARNWLPDFVERAKKLKVNSGMDRAADLGPLVSPNAKKRVESLIQKGVDEGAKLLLDGRNLKVAGFEQGNFVGPTVFEGVTENMTIYTEEIFGPVLCVVGAETLEEAVEFINRNPNGNGVALFTQDGGAARYFQNNIDVGQVGINVPIPVPVAWFSFTGSRGSKLGDLGPNGKQAVQFWTQTKTVTARWSAHAKTVNTTISMR, from the coding sequence ATGAGTGAAGTCCCCCGCGTTCCGCTATTGATCGGCGGCAAGCTCGTGCAGTCCAAGACCACCGAATGGCGCGACGTGATCAACCCCGCCACCCAGGAAGTCGTGGCCAAGGTGCCGTTCGCCACGCGCGCCGAACTGGACGAGGCCATCGCCAATTCCAAGGAAGCCTTCAAGACCTGGCGCAACAGCGGCCAGGGCCTGCGCATGCGCGTCATGCTGAAGTTCCAGGAACTGCTGCGCGCCAATACCGCCAAGCTGGCCGAGATGATCACCCGCGAGCACGGCAAGACCCTGCCGGACGCCGAGGGCGAAGTCGGACGCGGCCTGGAAGTGGTCGAGCACGCCTGCTCGATCGCCAACCTGCAGCTGGGCGAGTACGCCGAGAACGCCGCCTCCGGCATCGACGTCTACACCCTGATCCAGCCGCTGGGCGTGTGCGCGGGCATCACCGCGTTCAACTTCCCGGTGATGCTGCCGTGCTTCATGTTTCCCATCGCGGTGGCCTGCGGCAATACCTTCGTGCTCAAGCCGTCCGAGCAGGATCCGACCTCGTCGCTGTTCCTGGCCCAGCTGGCGCTGGAAGCCGGCCTGCCGCCGGGCGTGCTGAACGTGGTGCATGGCGGTCCGGAAACGGCCAACGGCCTGTGCGAGCATCCCGACATCAAGGCGGTGTCGTTCATCGGTTCGACCCGCGTCGGCACCGAGATCTACAACCGCGCCTCGGCCGCCGGCAAGCGCTGCCAGTCGATGATGGGCGCCAAGAACCACTGCGTGATCCTGCCGGACGCCGATCCGGAAGTCGCGCTGAACCAATTGCTGGGCGCCGCGTTCGGCGCCGCAGGCCAGCGCTGCATGGCCTCGTCGGTGGCCGTGCTGGTGGGCGAGGCCCGCAACTGGCTGCCTGATTTCGTCGAGCGCGCCAAGAAGCTCAAGGTCAATTCCGGCATGGACCGCGCCGCCGACCTGGGCCCGCTGGTGTCGCCGAACGCCAAGAAGCGCGTCGAAAGCCTGATCCAGAAGGGCGTGGACGAAGGCGCCAAACTGCTGCTGGACGGCCGCAACCTGAAAGTCGCCGGTTTCGAGCAGGGCAACTTCGTGGGCCCGACCGTGTTCGAGGGCGTCACCGAGAACATGACCATCTACACCGAGGAAATCTTCGGCCCGGTGCTGTGCGTTGTCGGCGCGGAAACGCTGGAAGAAGCGGTGGAATTCATCAACCGCAACCCCAACGGCAACGGCGTGGCCCTGTTCACGCAGGATGGCGGCGCGGCGCGTTACTTCCAGAACAACATCGACGTCGGCCAGGTCGGCATCAACGTGCCGATCCCGGTGCCGGTGGCATGGTTCAGCTTCACCGGTTCGCGCGGTTCCAAGCTGGGCGACCTGGGTCCCAACGGCAAGCAAGCGGTGCAGTTCTGGACCCAGACCAAGACCGTCACGGCGCGCTGGTCCGCCCATGCCAAGACCGTGAACACCACGATCTCGATGCGCTGA
- a CDS encoding CysB family HTH-type transcriptional regulator, protein MNLQQFRFVRETIRRDFNLTEAARMLYTSQPGVSKAIIEFEDELGIKIFERHGKRIKGLTKPGLAVSQVIDRIMREVDNLKKVSDEFARRDEGGLVIACTHTQARYLLPRVIPAFRKQFPKVHLSLAEGSPAQLAEMVLHEQADLALATESLALTPGLATLPVYAWEHTVVVRPDHPLAELTSSAAKRLSLAQLAEYPIVTYDRAFTGRSTIDEVFANQGIHPDIVLEAIDADVIKTYVDVGLGIGIIAGVAYDPRRDSSLVGLPVGHLFGTHTTRVGVKAGVFLRDYVYTFLEMLAPSLTRAVVTEAVQGTPK, encoded by the coding sequence ATGAACCTGCAGCAATTTCGTTTCGTGCGCGAGACCATCCGGCGCGACTTCAACCTGACCGAAGCCGCCCGGATGCTCTATACCTCCCAGCCGGGGGTGTCCAAGGCCATCATCGAGTTCGAGGACGAGCTCGGTATCAAGATCTTCGAGCGCCACGGCAAGCGCATCAAAGGGCTGACCAAGCCCGGCCTGGCGGTTTCGCAGGTCATCGACCGCATCATGCGCGAGGTCGACAACCTCAAGAAGGTCAGCGACGAGTTCGCGCGCCGCGACGAGGGTGGCCTGGTGATCGCCTGCACCCACACCCAGGCGCGTTATCTGCTGCCGCGCGTGATCCCGGCATTCCGCAAGCAATTTCCCAAGGTGCATCTGTCGCTGGCCGAAGGCAGCCCGGCGCAACTGGCCGAAATGGTGCTGCACGAGCAGGCCGACCTGGCGCTGGCGACCGAATCGCTGGCGCTGACGCCCGGCCTGGCCACCCTGCCGGTCTACGCCTGGGAGCACACCGTGGTGGTGCGGCCCGACCATCCGCTGGCCGAGCTGACCTCCAGCGCCGCCAAGCGCCTGTCGCTGGCGCAATTGGCCGAATACCCCATCGTGACCTACGACCGCGCCTTCACCGGCCGCAGCACGATCGACGAGGTCTTTGCCAACCAGGGCATCCACCCGGACATCGTCCTGGAAGCGATCGACGCGGACGTGATCAAGACTTACGTCGACGTGGGCCTGGGCATCGGCATCATCGCGGGCGTGGCCTATGACCCGCGTCGGGATTCCAGCCTGGTGGGCTTGCCGGTGGGGCACCTGTTCGGCACGCACACCACCCGCGTCGGCGTGAAGGCCGGGGTGTTCCTGCGGGACTATGTCTATACGTTCCTGGAAATGCTGGCGCCGTCGCTGACCCGCGCCGTCGTCACGGAAGCGGTGCAGGGCACGCCGAAATAG
- a CDS encoding DUF2325 domain-containing protein, whose amino-acid sequence MTAGLSAVVVGADRLGNIPDLLKGHNISITHHISGRDPSHQKKTLQLPSGTQLAILLTDFLGHNVMKTFRNAAQRGGIRVVACRRSVCSMQQALQQCGLCAGAAGAAVH is encoded by the coding sequence ATGACGGCAGGATTGAGTGCAGTGGTAGTGGGCGCCGACAGGCTCGGCAACATCCCGGATCTGCTCAAAGGACACAATATTTCGATCACCCACCACATCAGTGGCCGTGATCCTTCGCATCAGAAGAAGACGTTGCAATTGCCCTCGGGCACCCAGCTGGCCATCCTGCTGACCGACTTCCTGGGCCACAACGTCATGAAGACCTTCCGCAACGCGGCGCAGCGCGGTGGCATCCGTGTCGTGGCTTGTCGCCGTTCGGTGTGCAGCATGCAGCAGGCCCTGCAGCAATGCGGCCTGTGCGCAGGAGCTGCGGGAGCCGCGGTTCACTGA
- a CDS encoding C40 family peptidase translates to MHRHSKSARLNSSSGQANRGLRLLALVACVAGLAGCASTNQKSTAYTSEIDPYETEWVATADDPIGMLVVQKFKRERQRSHSGVSSDNAMVSEALNYLGIRYRFGGSSPDTGFDCSGLVAYTAERSLGLKLPRNAAEIAQQGVSIAKNELKAGDLVFFNTMGRRYSHVGIYLGDDRFVHSPSSGGVVRVENMTMAYWSKRYNGARRIDNSLLATARAAN, encoded by the coding sequence ATGCATCGACACTCCAAAAGCGCGCGACTGAATTCATCCTCTGGCCAGGCGAACCGCGGTCTGCGTTTGCTGGCGCTGGTGGCGTGCGTCGCGGGTCTGGCGGGTTGTGCAAGCACCAATCAAAAGTCCACCGCCTATACGTCCGAGATCGATCCCTACGAGACGGAATGGGTTGCCACCGCCGATGATCCCATCGGCATGCTGGTGGTGCAGAAATTCAAGCGCGAGCGCCAACGCAGCCACAGCGGTGTCAGCAGCGACAACGCCATGGTCAGCGAAGCCCTGAACTACCTGGGCATCCGCTACCGCTTCGGCGGCAGCTCCCCCGATACCGGCTTCGATTGCAGCGGCCTGGTGGCCTACACCGCCGAGCGCTCGCTGGGCCTGAAACTGCCCCGCAACGCCGCCGAGATCGCGCAGCAAGGCGTTTCCATTGCCAAGAACGAGCTCAAGGCCGGTGACCTGGTCTTCTTCAACACCATGGGCCGCCGCTATTCCCACGTCGGCATCTACCTGGGCGACGACCGCTTCGTGCATTCGCCCAGCTCCGGCGGCGTGGTGCGCGTCGAGAACATGACCATGGCGTATTGGTCCAAGCGTTACAACGGCGCCCGCCGCATCGACAACAGCCTGCTCGCCACGGCTCGCGCCGCCAACTGA
- a CDS encoding propionate--CoA ligase, which translates to MQKTRDFHYRSVHDRDAFWREQADRVHWETPFESVLDFSRPPFAKWFVGGTTNLCYNAVDRWLPTQADKPALIWVSTEVERERVYTRQDVYEEVNAAAAMLQDLGVGRGDRVLLYMPMVPEAVFTMLACARIGAVHSVVFGGFASVNLAQRIDDAAPKVVVCTDGGSRGGKVVPYKPLLDRALALCKTPPASVVVFDRGLAPFEPVAGRDLDYATLRAAQRGARVPVAWLESSEPSYILYTSGTTGKPKGVQRDTGGYAVALASSMEYLFNGKAGDTFFCTSDIGWVVGHSYIVYGPLIGGQATVLYEGTPVRPDGAILWKLVEQFGVNTLFSAPTAVRVLKRQDPALLRKHDLSSLRAVYLAGEPLDEPTAQWISEGLGKPIIDNYWQTESGWPILSAQPGVEKVPTRFGSPSFPVYGFDARIVSESSGEDLGPDQKGVVAIVPPLPPGAMSTIWGDDERFVQTYFTSIPGRQVYSTFDWGLVDADGYWFILGRTDDVINVAGHRLGTREIEESVNSHSGIAECAVVGVADALKGQAAMAFAVLKNPAAAETPEGAKQLEADIMRLVEDQLGAVARPARIRFVGALPKTRSGKVLRRAIVAVCEGRDPGDLTTIEDPTALEQIKESLQ; encoded by the coding sequence ATGCAAAAAACCAGGGATTTCCATTACCGCTCGGTGCACGACCGCGATGCCTTCTGGCGCGAGCAGGCCGATCGGGTGCACTGGGAAACGCCGTTCGAATCCGTCCTGGATTTTTCGCGGCCCCCATTCGCCAAGTGGTTCGTGGGCGGCACGACCAACCTCTGTTACAACGCCGTCGACCGCTGGTTGCCGACCCAGGCCGACAAGCCGGCGTTGATCTGGGTCTCCACCGAGGTCGAGCGCGAACGGGTCTACACCCGCCAGGACGTCTATGAAGAGGTGAACGCGGCAGCCGCCATGCTGCAGGACCTGGGCGTGGGGCGCGGCGATCGGGTGCTGCTCTACATGCCGATGGTGCCCGAGGCGGTCTTTACCATGCTGGCCTGCGCCCGCATCGGCGCGGTGCACTCGGTGGTGTTCGGCGGATTTGCCTCGGTCAACCTGGCGCAGCGCATCGACGATGCCGCGCCCAAGGTGGTGGTGTGCACGGACGGCGGCTCGCGCGGCGGCAAGGTGGTGCCCTACAAGCCGCTGCTGGACCGGGCGCTGGCCCTGTGCAAGACGCCGCCGGCTTCGGTGGTGGTGTTCGACCGCGGCCTGGCGCCGTTCGAACCGGTGGCCGGCCGCGATCTGGACTATGCCACCCTGCGCGCCGCCCAGCGCGGCGCCCGCGTGCCGGTGGCATGGCTGGAGTCGTCCGAACCCAGCTACATCCTGTACACGTCCGGCACCACCGGCAAGCCCAAGGGCGTTCAGCGCGACACCGGCGGCTACGCCGTGGCGCTGGCGTCGTCGATGGAGTACCTGTTCAACGGCAAGGCGGGCGACACGTTCTTCTGCACCAGCGACATCGGCTGGGTGGTGGGGCATTCCTATATTGTGTATGGCCCGCTGATCGGCGGACAGGCGACGGTGCTGTACGAAGGCACGCCGGTGCGCCCGGACGGCGCCATCCTGTGGAAGCTGGTGGAGCAGTTCGGCGTCAACACGCTGTTCTCGGCGCCGACGGCGGTGCGGGTGCTCAAGCGCCAGGACCCGGCCTTGCTGCGCAAGCACGACCTGTCTTCGCTGCGGGCGGTGTACCTGGCCGGCGAACCGCTCGATGAACCCACCGCGCAGTGGATTTCCGAAGGCCTGGGCAAGCCCATCATCGACAACTATTGGCAGACCGAGTCCGGCTGGCCGATCCTGTCGGCGCAGCCGGGCGTGGAAAAGGTGCCGACGCGCTTCGGCAGCCCGTCGTTCCCGGTCTATGGCTTCGATGCGCGCATCGTCAGCGAATCCAGCGGCGAGGACCTGGGACCTGACCAGAAGGGCGTGGTCGCCATTGTGCCGCCGTTGCCGCCGGGCGCCATGTCGACCATCTGGGGCGACGACGAGCGTTTCGTCCAGACCTATTTCACGTCGATCCCGGGGCGCCAGGTGTATTCCACCTTCGACTGGGGCCTGGTCGACGCGGATGGCTACTGGTTCATCCTGGGCCGCACCGACGACGTGATCAATGTGGCCGGCCATCGGCTCGGCACGCGCGAGATCGAGGAATCCGTCAACAGCCACAGCGGTATTGCCGAATGCGCGGTGGTGGGCGTGGCCGACGCGCTCAAGGGGCAGGCGGCGATGGCGTTCGCGGTGCTGAAGAATCCCGCCGCGGCCGAAACGCCGGAGGGCGCAAAGCAGCTGGAAGCGGATATCATGCGGCTGGTGGAAGATCAGCTGGGAGCCGTGGCGCGGCCCGCCCGCATCCGGTTCGTGGGCGCGTTGCCCAAGACCCGCTCGGGCAAGGTGCTGCGCCGCGCGATCGTCGCGGTATGCGAAGGCCGTGATCCCGGCGACCTGACCACGATCGAAGATCCCACCGCCCTAGAACAGATCAAGGAGTCGCTGCAATGA